Proteins from one Bradyrhizobium roseum genomic window:
- a CDS encoding NADP-dependent isocitrate dehydrogenase, with protein sequence MAKIKVSNPVVELDGDEMTRIIWQYIKDKLITPFLDVELLYFDLGMEYRDQTNDQVTIDAANAIKKVGVGVKCATITPDEARVKEFNLKEMWKSPNGTIRNILGGVVFREPIICSNVPRLVPGWTKPIIIGRHAYGDQYRATDIKFPGKGTLSMKFVGEDGTVIEREVFKAPGAGIAMSMYNLDDSIADFARASLNMGLAKNYSVYLSTKNTILKVYDGRFKDIFQDIFDKEFKAKFDAKKITYEHRLIDDMVAAAMKWSGGYVWACKNYDGDVQSDTVAQGYGSLGLMTSVLMTPDGATVEAEAAHGTVTRHYREHQKGKETSTNSIASIFAWTRGLSHRAKLDNNPQLAKFADTLEKVCVATVESGYMTKDLALLVGAEQRWLSTTGFLDKVAENLEKTMAA encoded by the coding sequence ATGGCAAAAATCAAGGTGTCCAACCCCGTCGTCGAACTCGATGGCGACGAGATGACCCGGATCATCTGGCAGTACATCAAGGACAAGCTGATCACCCCGTTCCTGGATGTCGAGCTGCTGTATTTTGACCTCGGAATGGAATACCGCGACCAGACCAACGACCAGGTCACGATCGACGCGGCCAACGCCATCAAGAAAGTCGGCGTCGGCGTCAAATGCGCCACCATCACCCCCGACGAAGCCCGGGTGAAGGAATTCAACCTGAAGGAAATGTGGAAGTCGCCGAACGGCACCATCCGCAACATCCTCGGCGGCGTCGTGTTCCGCGAACCGATCATCTGCAGCAATGTGCCGCGCCTCGTTCCCGGCTGGACCAAGCCGATCATCATCGGCCGCCACGCCTATGGCGACCAGTATCGCGCCACCGACATCAAGTTCCCCGGCAAGGGCACGCTGTCGATGAAATTCGTCGGCGAGGACGGCACCGTGATCGAGCGCGAAGTCTTCAAGGCTCCCGGCGCCGGCATCGCGATGTCGATGTACAATCTCGACGATTCCATCGCCGACTTTGCCCGCGCTTCGCTGAACATGGGCCTGGCGAAGAACTATTCGGTCTATCTCTCGACCAAGAACACCATCCTCAAGGTCTATGACGGGCGCTTCAAGGACATCTTCCAGGACATCTTCGACAAGGAGTTCAAGGCGAAGTTCGACGCCAAGAAGATCACCTACGAACATCGCCTGATCGACGACATGGTGGCCGCGGCCATGAAGTGGTCCGGCGGCTACGTCTGGGCCTGCAAGAATTACGATGGCGACGTGCAGTCGGACACCGTGGCGCAGGGCTATGGTTCGCTCGGCCTGATGACCTCGGTGCTGATGACGCCGGACGGCGCCACCGTCGAAGCCGAAGCCGCGCACGGCACGGTGACCCGCCACTACCGCGAACACCAGAAGGGCAAGGAGACCTCGACCAATTCGATCGCGTCGATCTTCGCCTGGACCCGCGGCCTGTCGCATCGCGCCAAGCTCGACAACAACCCGCAGCTCGCGAAGTTCGCCGATACGCTGGAGAAGGTCTGCGTCGCGACCGTCGAGTCCGGCTACATGACCAAGGATCTCGCGCTCCTGGTCGGCGCGGAGCAGCGCTGGCTCTCCACCACCGGCTTCCTCGACAAGGTCGCGGAGAACCTCGAAAAGACGATGGCGGCGTAA
- a CDS encoding DUF3455 domain-containing protein has product MTAVFLVGSLATAAAQTALPDAIAAPGETAILKLHAEGAQVYECKSTDGALSWTFREPIATLFQDGKTVGRHYAGPSWEVSDGSAVVAQVAGTSPGSVAMDIPWLKLTVTSKRGNGVLSAATTVQRINTVGGKLTGACYKAGAYESVPYAADYIFLKKG; this is encoded by the coding sequence CTGACTGCCGTTTTCCTTGTCGGCTCGCTCGCGACTGCGGCCGCGCAGACCGCCCTTCCCGACGCCATCGCCGCCCCGGGTGAAACGGCCATTCTCAAGCTGCATGCCGAAGGCGCACAGGTCTACGAATGCAAGAGCACGGACGGCGCGCTCAGCTGGACCTTTCGCGAGCCGATCGCGACGCTGTTCCAGGACGGCAAGACGGTCGGCCGGCATTACGCCGGCCCGAGCTGGGAAGTCAGCGACGGCAGCGCCGTCGTCGCCCAGGTCGCCGGGACATCGCCGGGCTCCGTCGCCATGGACATTCCCTGGCTGAAACTCACCGTGACGTCGAAGCGCGGCAACGGCGTGCTCAGCGCGGCAACGACCGTGCAGCGGATCAACACGGTAGGTGGAAAGCTGACGGGAGCCTGCTACAAGGCAGGTGCTTATGAGAGCGTCCCCTACGCGGCAGATTACATTTTCCTGAAGAAGGGCTGA
- a CDS encoding DUF3303 domain-containing protein produces MLFMVIERFKNQDPIPVYRRVRDPGITFPEGLTYVGSWIEPNFDRCFQLMECDDLRLLQQWVLANNRDLGMTFEIVPVVPSKETREVVAPYLD; encoded by the coding sequence ATGCTGTTCATGGTGATCGAGCGCTTCAAGAACCAGGACCCGATCCCGGTCTACAGGCGCGTGCGTGATCCCGGCATCACATTCCCGGAAGGCCTGACCTATGTCGGCAGCTGGATCGAACCCAATTTCGACCGCTGCTTCCAGTTGATGGAATGCGACGATCTGCGCCTGCTGCAGCAATGGGTGCTGGCCAACAACCGCGACCTCGGCATGACGTTCGAGATCGTCCCCGTGGTGCCGAGCAAGGAAACACGGGAAGTCGTGGCGCCGTATCTGGACTGA
- a CDS encoding DUF3240 family protein yields the protein MTVQPVCLTLIAARKLREELFDYLGEQRDLVSGFTASDGAGHGPAVRLRTTAEQVKGHADEVLVRIILEQQDAVGLLARLKTAFAGAGLVYWIMPVMEFGAMDDGRDQAEG from the coding sequence ATGACGGTTCAACCTGTTTGCCTGACGCTGATCGCGGCTCGCAAGCTACGGGAGGAGCTGTTCGACTATCTCGGCGAACAGCGCGATCTGGTATCGGGATTCACCGCGTCTGACGGGGCAGGCCACGGTCCGGCGGTACGGTTGCGCACCACGGCCGAGCAGGTCAAAGGTCACGCCGACGAGGTGCTGGTGCGAATAATCCTGGAACAGCAGGACGCGGTGGGATTGCTCGCTCGACTCAAGACGGCATTCGCGGGAGCCGGCCTCGTCTATTGGATCATGCCGGTGATGGAATTCGGCGCGATGGACGACGGTCGGGACCAGGCTGAAGGCTGA